A region of Solanum dulcamara chromosome 7, daSolDulc1.2, whole genome shotgun sequence DNA encodes the following proteins:
- the LOC129894101 gene encoding protein NRT1/ PTR FAMILY 2.11-like, with amino-acid sequence MSNNRIGAMEKKTASFRDEDSEKEPEINYRGVKAMPFIIGNETFEKLGAIGTLSNLLIYLTSVFNLKHISAVTLINVFNGTTNFATLLGAFLSDTYFGRYKTLGFSSITSFLGLFVIALTAVFKNLHPPHCESKDISQCIGPTGWQMAFLLSGFGLLIVGAAGIRPCNLAFGADQFNPNTESGKRGINSFFNWYFFTLTFAQMVSVTLVVYVQSDVSWSIGLAIPAIFMLISCFLFFGGTKIYVKVKPEGSPLTSIAQVLVVSIKKRRLKLPEQPWKSLFNYTPLKSINSKLPYTHQFRFLDKAAIVTPEDQIKPDGSAANPWNLCSVQQVQEAKCVIRVIPIWAAAIVYHVAIIEQQQFVVYQALQSNRHFGTSNFQIPAATYTIFSMLSLTLWIPIYDRIVVPLLRRITGKEGGITILQRMGFGIFLTVLSSLVSAFIEKRRRKLVFTNPALDLHSERGLVSSMSALWLVPQLSLAGLAEAFCAIGQVEFYYKQFPENMRSIAGSFLFLGMAASSYLNSLLIYIVHNTTGKAKTGNWLPEDLNKGKLDYFYFLITALGILNVVYFIICARWYKYKGSGDTSSVELEMESKNVEKHFV; translated from the exons ATGAGTAACAATAGGATAGGAGCCATGGAAAAGAAAACAGCAAGTTTTAGAGATGAGGATAGTGAGAAAGAGCCTGAAATTAACTACAGAGGAGTGAAAGCCATGCCATTTATCATAG GAAATGAAACCTTTGAGAAACTTGGAGCAATTGGCACACTTTCCAACTTGTTGATTTACCTCACATCAGTTTTCAACCTGAAGCACATCTCAGCTGTTACTCTGATTAATGTGTTCAATGGAACCACTAATTTTGCCACTTTGCTTGGAGCTTTCTTATCTGATACTTACTTTGGTCGCTACAAAACATTGGGATTTTCATCCATTACTTCATTTCTG GGGTTGTTTGTGATAGCATTAACAGCAGTATTCAAGAATCTACATCCTCCTCACTGTGAATCCAAAGATATCAGCCAATGCATAGGACCGACAGGATGGCAGATGGCTTTCTTGTTGAGTGGATTTGGGCTACTGATTGTAGGAGCAGCTGGGATTAGGCCATGCAATTTAGCCTTTGGGGCAGACCAATTTAATCCCAATACAGAGTCTGGCAAAAGGGGTATAAATAGTTTCTTCAACTGGTACTTTTTCACCTTAACATTTGCACAAATGGTGTCAGTGACACTCGTGGTTTACGTGCAATCGGACGTTAGTTGGTCCATAGGATTAGCCATTCCTGCAATCTTCATGTTGATTTCATGTTTCCTCTTCTTTGGTGGCACTAAAATTTATGTGAAAGTGAAACCAGAGGGAAGTCCCTTGACAAGTATAGCACAGGTCCTGGTTGTTTCTATCAAGAAAAGAAGGCTAAAATTGCCAGAGCAACCTTGGAAATCACTATTCAATTATACTCCTCTCAAGTCCATCAATTCTAAACTTCCTTACACTCATCAATTCAG GTTTCTTGACAAGGCTGCAATAGTAACACCAGAAGACCAAATCAAGCCAGATGGATCAGCAGCCAATCCATGGAACCTATGCAGTGTGCAGCAAGTGCAAGAAGCTAAATGTGTTATTAGAGTAATTCCTATATGGGCTGCAGCAATTGTATACCATGTTGCAATAATTGAACAGCAACAATTTGTTGTCTACCAAGCCCTTCAATCAAACAGACATTTTGGCACCAGCAACTTCCAAATTCCAGCAGCAACTTACACTATATTCTCCATGTTAAGTCTCACTCTCTGGATACCCATATATGACCGTATAGTCGTGCCATTACTCCGAAGAATCACTGGAAAAGAAGGTGGCATAACAATCCTTCAAAGAATGGGATTTGGCATATTCCTCACTGTTCTATCATCCCTCGTATCTGCTTTCATCGAGAAACGAAGGAGAAAACTAGTTTTCACAAATCCAGCATTAGATCTACATTCAGAAAGAGGATTGGTTTCTTCCATGTCAGCTTTATGGTTGGTTCCTCAGCTATCCTTAGCTGGACTCGCAGAGGCATTTTGCGCCATTGGACAAGTGGAGTTCTACTATAAGCAGTTCCCAGAAAACATGAGAAGCATAGCAGGGTCTTTCCTCTTCTTGGGAATGGCTGCTTCAAGTTACTTGAATAGTTTATTGATCTATATTGTGCACAACACAACAGGAAAGGCGAAAACAGGCAACTGGCTACCAGAGGACCTTAACAAGGGGAAATTGGATTACTTTTATTTCTTGATTACAGCATTGGGAATCCTTAATGTTGTCTATTTCATAATATGTGCTAGGTGGTACAAGTACAAGGGAAGTGGTGACACCAGCAGCGTAGAATTGGAAATGGAAAGTAAAAACGTCGAGAAACACTTCGTTTGA